GACGAGCCTCGACAAGGCCTTCGTCGTCGCCGACCCGGAGGAGCGCAAGCGCCGCATCCTCGCCGACGCGCGCAATCTCTGCTTCGCTCAGGGGTTCGAGCTGGTCGAGGACGAGGGGCTGCTGAACGAGGTCGCCGGCCTTGTCGAATGGCCCGTCGTGCTCATGGGCTCCTTCGAGGAGAGCTTCCTCGCCATTCCCGACGAGGTCATCCGCGCCACGATCCGCGCCAACCAGAAGTGCTTCGTGGTGCGCGACCCGAGGAACGGCCGCCTCGCCAACCGCTTCGTGCTCACCGCCAATATCGAGGCGAGCGATGGCGGCAAGGCCATCATCGCCGGCAACGAGCGCGTCATCCGTGCCCGCCTCTCCGACGCGCTCTATTTCTGGCAGACGGACCAGAAACCCCTCCCCGACTTCGAGAACGCAGCAGCCAAGCCGCTGGACCAGCGCATGGCGAAGCTGCGGGCCCTCAACGTCGTCTTCCACGAGAAGCTCGGCACGCAAGGGCAGCGCGTCGACCGCATCAAGGCGCTCGCCCGCCACATCGCGCCGCTGGTCGGCGCCGATCCGGATTTGGCCGAGCGCGCAGCGGAACTCGCCAAGGCCGACCTGATGACCGAGGTCGTCGGCGAATTTCCTGAAGTTCAGGGCCTGATGGGGCGGAAATATGCGCTGCTCCAGGGCGAGCACGAAAGCGTCGCCGCCGCCATCGAGGACCATTACAAGCCGCAGGGGCCGAGCGACCGCGTGCCGACCGACAAGGTCGCCGTGGCCGTGGCACTGGCCGACAAGCTGGATGTGCTGACCGGGTTCTGGCGCATCGACGAGAAGCCGACGGGCTCGAAGGATCCGTTCGCCCTGCGTCGTGCGGCCCTTGGTGTGATCCGCCTGCTGACGGACAACGGCCTGAAGTTCTCGCTCGGGCAGATCGGCGGCTTCTCGGCCGACCTCCTCTCCTTCTTCCACGACCGCCTGAAGGTCCTGCTGCGCGACCAGGGGCAGCGCCACGACCTCGTCGATGCCGTGCTGGCCTCCGGCGAGGGCAATGACGACCTTCTGCTCGTCGTCCGCCGCGTCGAGGCGCTCGCTGCCCTGCTCGGCACCGAGGACGGCAAGAACCTCCTCGCCGGCACCAAGCGCGCCATCAACATCCTGCGCATCGAGGAGAAGAAGGACGGCCGCGCCCATGACGGCGCGCCGGATGCCGCCCTCGTCGAGGCGAAGGGCTTGCCGGAGGAGAAGGCGCTGTTCGCCGAGCTGCAGTCCGCCTCGGCCCGGGCCCGCGACCATGTCGGCCGCGAGGACTATGCCGGCGCCATGAAGGCCCTCGCCGAGCTGCGCCCGGCGGTCGATGCCTTCTTCGACAAGGTGACGGTCAATGCCGACGACCCGGCGTTGCGCGAGAACCGCCTGCGCATCCTCGGCCAGCTCCGCGCCGCGACCGCGACGGTGGCGGACTTCTCGAAGATCGAGGGCTGAGTCCGCCGAGCAGTAGTCCTTCTCCCCCTGCGGGAGAAGGTGGCGCCGCATAGCGAGATGCGAACGCATCTCGCGTTCGCTCGATGCTATGCGCCGGATGAGGGGGCGGCGGAGCGGCTTCGGCCCCCTCACCCGCCCGCTGCCGCGGGCACCCTCTCCCACGAGGGGAGAGGGTTGCCGCATCGCTCGCCACAACCCTATCTCGAGCCAATCTCCATCACGCCCGCTAGAAGCATGGCCATGGCGGATTGCGGTTCGGGAGCCTGTTCCGAAGGGGCGCAGCTTGACCTCTCCCCGGCGGGGAGAGGTCGGCCGCAGGCCGGGAGAGGGGGCAAGGCCCGGAACCGACCAGCCCCGGAACCGACCGCCCCCTAGAGCGCCCGCCCGCCGCGCAGGACCGCCTCGGCCTCGACCGTCGGCGTGCCATAGCCGTCCTGCAGCACCAGGCCAGGCAGGATCGACACCGGCGCCCGCGAGCCCTTGGTGCCCGTGACGATGAGACGGATGGCCGGCGCGTCCGGCTTCGGATGGACCGGTCGCAGCGTGACGCCGCCGAACCGGCCCTTCATCGCCGCCAGCAGCGCCTCGGGGCGATCGGCGCGGTGGATCAGCGTCACCGTCCCGCCCGGCCGGAGCACGGCCACGGCGGTCCGCAGGAAGCCCGCCAGCACCTCGTCGCCACCGGTATGGGCGAGGCTGCGGCGCGCGCCGGGCGAGGCGCGGTGGCGCGGCGCATCGTGGAAGGGCGGATTGGTGATGACCCGGTCGATCTGGCCGACCAGCAGGCCCGCCTTGTCGCGCGACGTGCCACGGGCGAGCGCATCCATCACCACCACGCGGCTGCGATTGCCGAAGCCATTGGCGCTGGCATTGCGCTCAGCGAGGGCCGCGAGTTCCGGGTCGATCTCGACGAGGGTCAGGAAACATTGCGGCACGCGCGCCGCGAGGCAGAAGGCGGCGGTGCCGACACCGGCGCCAAGGTCGAGAATGCGGTCGCCCGGCACAGCCGGAACGGCAGCGGCGAGCAGCACCGCATCATGCCCGGCGCGGTGCCCGGTGCGCGGCTGGTGGATCTGCACGCGTCCACCCAGCACCGTATCGGCCGTGATGTCCAGCAGCGGGTCGCTGAGTGCGTTCATCTGCATAGTGTTGCATACAATACCGTGAGGATGAACACGTGACGTGCACGTCAAGCCGAAGGAATGAGCTTCGGCGTCACGGCGGACCGACCCTCAGCGTGTCGCCCCAGCCGGCCTCGACGATGGCCCGGCGCGCCCGCGGCGCATCTTCCGTGGCGACCAGAATGCGCATGGGAAATGCGGCGATCCGCGCCTCCAGCGCCGAGACATGGCGATCGGCGACGAGATAGTCGATGTCCTCTCCCGACAGCAGGGCCTCGACGGCGCTGACGAGCACCGGGTCGCCGGTGCGGATGATTTCCTCCAAGCGGTATCTCCTTCCGGCCTATGCCCTCCGCTGATGGGCGGCTGCCGCGACCTCTCGCCGCTGCCGCGCGCCTTTTCGTGACCGGCCGCAGCTTGAGAAGACCACGCCTCCGCCCTATTGTCCCGCCATCATTTCGCCCCTATCCCGGGGCGGCGACCCGCGCTCCCGCGCGGGCGGGTTTCGTGGAGCATGGCGTGGCAGTCGTCGTCCCCTTCGAGAAGGACAGGGCCTCGATCGAGGCATTGGTCGGGGCCACGAGGGCCGACATGGACCGGGTGAATGCGATGATCATCTCGCGCACCGGGTCCGAGGTCACCATGATCCCGGAGGTGGCGAACCACCTGATTTCCTCCGGCGGCAAGCGCCTGCGTCCCATGCTCACCCTCGCGACGGCCGCCCTCGCCGGCTACCAGGGCGAGGGCCACGTGAAGCTCGCCGCCGCCGTGGAGTTCATGCACACCGCGACGCTGCTGCACGACGACGTCGTCGATGAGAGCGACATGCGCCGCGGCAAGCCGGCCGCCCGCATGGTCTGGGGCAACGAGGCCTCGGTGCTGGTCGGCGACTTCCTGCTCGGCCAGGCCTTCAAGATGATGGTGGAGGTCGGCTCGCTCCGCGCCCTCGACATCCTGTCGACCGCCGCGGCCGTCATCGCCGAGGGCGAGGTGATGCAGCTCGCCGCCGCCAAGAACACCTCGACCACCGAGGATGAATATCTCGCCGTCATCCGCGGCAAGACCGCCGAGCTCTTCGCCGCGGCCTGCGAGGTCGGCCCGGTCATCGCCGAGCGCCCCAAGGCCGAGCAGGCGGCTGCCCGCGCCTATGGCATGAACCTCGGCATCGCCTTCCAGCTCGTCGACGACGCGCTCGACTATGGCGGCAAGTCGCAGAAGCTCGGCAAGAACACCGGCGACGATTTCCGCGAGGGCAAGATCACCCTGCCCGTCGTGCTGGCCTTCCGCCGCGGCTCCGAGCAGGAGCGCGCCTTCTGGAAGAAGGTGCTGGTCGATGGCGCGATCACGGATGGGGACCTGGAAACCGCCATCGGCTTCATGACCCGCCACGGCGCCCTCACCGATACGATCGAGCGCGCCCGCCATTACGGCGAGATGGCCAAGGACGCCCTCGCCCTCTTCCCCGACAGCGCCATGAAGGACGCCCTCGTCCAGGCCGTCGACTTCTGCATCGCCCGGGCCCACTGAGCCCGTGGCGACGATGGACGACAGCGGCGCCCTCGTCCTGTTCTCCGGAGGCCAGGATTCAGCGACCTGCCTCGCCTGGGCGCTGGACCGCTTCAACCATGTCGAGACGCTCGGCTTCGACTACGGCCAGCGCCATGCCGTCGAGCTGGAATGCCGCGCCACCGTGCGCGACGGGCTGGCGACGGTGAATGCCGACTGGGGCGTCCGCCTCGGTCCCGACCACACGCTGGGCCTTGCCGCCCTCGGCGAGGTCTCGGACACGGCGCTCACCCGCTCGGTCGAGATCGCCATGACCGACCAGGGCCTGCCCAACACCTTCGTGCCGGGCCGCAACCTCGTCTTCCTGACCTTCGCGGCGGCGCTCGCCTATCGGCGCGGCCTCAAGCACATCGTCGCCGGCATGTGCGAGACCGACTATTCCGGCTATCCGGACTGCCGCGACGACACGATCAAGGCGCTGCAGGTGGCCCTCAACCTCGGCATGGAGAGCCGGTTCGTGCTCCACACGCCGCTGATGTTCATCGACAAGGCGGAGACCTGGCGGCTGGCCGAGCGGCTGGGCGGCGAGCCACTGGTGGAGCTCATCCGCGCGGAGAGCCATTCCTGCTATCTCGGCGACCGCGAGCACCTCCATGACTGGGGCCATGGCTGCGGCACCTGCCCGGCCTGCCACCTGCGCGCCGCCGGCTGGCGGCGGTATCGCGGCGGGTGAGGCTGCCCGCCGTTCCGCACGCGCCGTTCCAGGCTCTCGACCAAGCCTCCACGGCTCGAACCGGGCATACCTGATCTTACGCAAACAGAGCCGCCGCACACCTCTCCCCGGCGGGGAGAGGTCGACGAGCGCAGCGAGGCGGGAGAGGGGGAGAGACCTCTCCGGACCAGCCAAGCCCCCTCTCCCGGCCTTCGGCCGACCTCTCCCCGCCGGGGAGAGGTGAAGGAGGCGGAGAGCCCCCGGCCCTCACCCCAGCATGGTCGGCTTCACCCACCAGCCCGGATGAACCGCTGCGATCGCCTTGCCCGCGCTCGCCGCCGCGCGGCAGGTGTCGAAGAGCCCGAACACCGTCGCGCCCGACCCGGACATGCGCGCAAAGCGGCAACCGGGATCGGCCCTGAGCGCCGCAAGGGCGGTTGCGACCTCTGGCGCCAGCGCCACCGCCGGCGCTTCGAGATCGTTGCGCGAAGCCGCGATGAGCGACAGCAGCCCGGCGCGCTTAGGCGCGGGGGATGCCTCCAACGCCGTCGCCGGATCGCCGTCCCGCTCCGTCCCAGCCGCAAGGCCCAGCGCGCGGAACACCGCCGGCGTCGACACCGCCACCCCGGGATTGACGAGGAGCGCCGGCAGGCGCGGCAGCGACAGTGGAGCCCCGAGGTCGTGACCCGTGCCGCGCATGAACCGCGGCCGGGGGTCGAGACAGACCGGCACGTCCGAGCCGGTGGCCCGCGCCGCCGCCATCACCCGCTCATCCCCGAGGGACAGGCCGCCCGCCCGCGCCAGCAGCCTCAGCGCCGCCGCCGCATCCGACGATCCGCCGCCAAGGCCGGCCGCCACGGGCAGCCGCTTCACCAGGGTGAAGGTGCCGCCGGGAACCGGCGCCGTCTCCGCGAGCGTGCGGGCAGCGCGCAGCACGAGGTTGTCGCTGTCAGGACCGGCGGCGGCCGCCGTCCGGCCGCGGACGACGAGGCGATAGCCCTCGCCCCCGGGCGTGAACCGCAGCTCGTCGCCGCTGCGGGCGAAGACCACGAGGCTTTCGAGGTCATGGTAGCCGTCGGGCCTGCGCCGGCGCACGACGAGGGTGAGGTTCACCTTCGCCGGCGCGCGGTCGACGCTCGCGACATCGGCCATGGCGGCAGGCCGCAGCCGTCAGTTCGGCTTCGGCGCCGGGGCGGCCTCGCCGGAGGCCCGGCTGGTCTCCTGCGGAATCTCGCGCAGGCCATTGGCGATCTTGTCGAGGATGCGCACGAGATCGTCGGGCTCGGGCTTGAGGTCGCGGGCATGGTTCCACTGGAACCGCGCCTCGAGCTCGCGGCCGACCTTCCAGTAGGCATCGCCCAGATGGTCGTTGATAACCGGATCCTCGGGCTTCAGCTCGATGGCGCGCTCCAGCTCCACCACGGCCTCCTCGAAGCGACCCATGCGGTAATAGGCCCAGCCGAGGCTGTCAACGATGTAGCCGTCCTCGGGCGTCAGCTCGACGGCCTTCTTCACGAGGTCGAGGCCCTGTTCGAGGTTCACGCCCTGGTCGACCCAGGAATAGCCGAGATAGTTCAGCACCTGCGCGCGGCCGCGGACATTGTTCTCCGGGATCAGCTCCAGCGCCTTCTTCAGGTCTGCCTCGGCCTTGGCCCACTGCTTGGTGCGCTCAAAGGCGATGCCGCGGAAGTAGAAATAGATCCAGTGCTGCGCGGTCGGCGTCGGGATCAGTGCCAGCGCCCTGGAATAGGTCTCGGCGGCCTCGGCGAAGAGCTTGCGGGCGCGCTGGATGTTGCCGAGCGCCTGGATCGCCTCGAGGTCCTGCGGGTTGCGGGCGATCAGCTCCGACAGGGACTGGCGGGCCTCGTCGGTGCGGTCGATCTGCTCGAGGTTCAGCGCCCGCTGGATCTGGGCGTTGCGATAGAGCGGCGAGCGCTCCGGCATGTCCTCGAAGGCGGTGATCGCCCGGCGCGGCAGCTTGAGGAACTCATAGAGATCGGCGAGCGACAGGATCGCCATCTCGTGCTGCGGCTCGAGATAGCGCGCGAGCTGGAGATAGATCAGCGCAAGGTCCTCGCCGCCCTGGCGCGACAGGGCCGAGCCGAGGCCGTAGAGGACCTCGGCCGCACCGGCCTGGCTGGTGCGGACGAGAACCGGCAGACCGCCGGGCTGGCCGACGCGCTCCTGCAGCTCGACGATGATCGGATGGTTCGGGATGACCTTGTCATAGGCCGCGAAGATGCGCCGCGCCTCATCGGCATTGCGGGCGCGCGAGGCCCATCGGCCATAGGCATCGACGATGCGCAGGATGGTCGGGTCCTGCTTGTAGGCCTCTTCCAGCCGCTGGCCGGCCTCGGCGCGCCGACCGGCGGCATCGAGGATCAGGCCGGCATGGAAATTCTTGAACAGCGCATACCAGTCGGCGCCGGTCAGCCGGTCGAGAGCGGCGACGCCCGCCTGCGGCTCGCCCGAGCCGAGATGGGTCCAGGCGATGAGCAGCGCCGAGGTGAGGTCGGCATTGGCGCGCGGGGCGGCGGTGAGATGCGTGCGCGCCGTCTGGAACTGCCGCGCCTTGATGGCGCGCATGGCCAGCGCCAGGCGGGCGAGGCGATGGGCGCGATCGACCTGGATCAGCCGCTCGGCGAGCGGCATGGCCTCGTCGGCATTGCCATCAGCGAGCGTGGTGATGAAGGCGCGCTCGAGGATCTCGTTGTTGCGCGGGTCCTGCCGCAGCGCGGCGCGCCAGTAGACCGAGGCGGTGGCCGTGTCGCGCACATTGGAGGCGAGGCGGGCGGCGAGCACATTGCCGTAGACCGACGAGCGCAGGGCGTCGCGGAAGGTCGGCGTCGGCCCGAGCGGCTCGAACGTCTGGTTGCGGGACTGGGCGAAGGCCGACGACACGGCGGCGAGCGCTAGGCCGGCGGCGAGCGCCACGACGCGAATCGGGGTCAGAATATTCACTCGTCGCTCTCTCGTGTCCCGATGGGAAAAGGGGGGCGCAGCATGCGTTTGCGCGCCGGACGGGCCTGCGGACCTTGGCCAGAATGCCTCCGAAACCGGTGATCCGCAAGGCGACCTTCGCCCCGGACTTGGGCGATGCCGTGGCCATCCTGCCCGTGCTTTGCGGCAGCGGCGGGGCTGGTCTCGCGCTTGTGATCGGCCCGTCGCGATGCTTGAACCCCGGGCACGAAGCCGCTAGCACCCGCTCGCGAGGCCACCGCCTCCGACCACGGACGGATTACCATGGCCCCGACGCCCGCCTCACCCGCCGACGACCTTCTCACCGTCCGCGACCTCCTGCGCTACGCCGTCTCGCGCTTCGGCGCGGCAAAGCTCGCCTATGGCCACGGCACGACGACCGCCTTGGACGAGGCCGCCTTCATGCTGCTCGAAGGCCTGTCGCTGCCCATCGATGACCTCGCGCCCTGGCTGGAGGCCCGCCTGACCCGCCCCGAGCGCGAGACGCTCCTCGGCCTGATCGAGGCCCGCGTCACCACCCGCAAGCCGGCGCCCTACCTGCTCGGCCGCGCCTATATCCAGGGCGTGCCCTTCCGGGTCGACGAACGGGTCATCATCCCGCGCTCCTATCTCGGCGAGATGATGATGACCGGCGCGCTGGCCGGCGACGGCGCGGGGCCGGTGCCCGACCCCTTCGCGGTGGAGCGCGTCCTCGACCTCTGCACCGGCTCGGGCTGCCTCGCCATTCTCGCCGCCATGGCCTTTCCCGAGGCGAGTGTCGATGCCGTGGACCTCTCCAGCGATGCGCTGGAGGTGGCGAAGCTCAACGTCGCCGACCACGAGATGGGCGAGCGCGTCAGGCTCCTTCAGGGCGACCTCTTCGCGCCGCTCAAGGGCCAGCGCTACGACCTCATCATCACCAACCCGCCCTATGTGGCGCAGGGCGAGGTCGACGCCTTCCCGGCGGAGTTCAAGGCCGAGCCGGTCATGGCCCATCTCGGCGGCGCCGACGGGCTGGACATCGTCCGCCGCATCCTGCGGACGGCCGGGGACCACCTCACGCCGGATGGCGGCCTGCTCTGCGAGATCGGCACGGGCCGCGACATCCTCGAGGAGGAGTTCGACCTGCCCTTCCTCTGGCTGGATTCGGAGGAGAGCGAGGGCGAGGTCTTCTGGCTGACGGCGAGGGACCTGGCGGGGCGCTGAGACCCGGAGAGAGGACTGGCCCCTCACCCTTCCCTCTCCCCGCCGGGGAGAGGGGGACTTTGACGCCCCGCTTCGCCTGACACGTTTCCGCCAGGCACGAGCGGTATCGATGGCCCGTTTCGCTGTTGCCCCCTCTCCCCGCTTGCGGGGAGAGGGAAGGGTGAGGGGCCAAGGCCGACCCTGTTCCCCTAACCTTCGATCAGCGCGCGAACTTCTTGTACTGGATGCGCTTCGGGATGGTGGAGTCGATGCCGAGGCGGCGCTTCTTGTCCTCCTCGTAGTCCGCGAAATTGCCCTCGAACCACTCCACATGGCTGTCGCCCTCGAAGGCGAGGATGTGGGTGGCGATGCGGTCGAGGAACATGCGGTCGTGGCTGATGATGACAGCGCAGCCGGCATAATCCTCGAGCGCCTCTTCCAGCGCGCGCAGGGTGTCGACGTCGAGGTCGTTGGTCGGCTCGTCGAGCAGCAGGACGTTGGCGCCGCGCTGCAGGATCTTGGCGAGGTGGACGCGGTTGCGCTCACCGCCGGAGAGCTGGCCGACCTTCTTCTGCTGGTCGCCGCCCTTGAAGTTGAAGGCGCCGCAATAGGCGCGGGCGTTGATCTCGCGCTTGCCGAGATAGAGGATCTCGTTGCCGCCGGAGATCTCCTCATAGACCGTCTTGTTGGCGTCGAGGCTGTCGCGCGACTGGTCGACATAGCCGAGCTTCACCGTCTCGCCGATCTCGATGGCGCCGGAATCCGGCTTCTCCTGGCCGGTGATCATGCGGAACAGCGTGGTCTTGCCGGCGCCGTTCGGGCCGATGACGCCGACAATGCCGCCTGGCGGCAGCTTGAACGACAGGTCGTCGATGAGCAGCTTGTCCTGGAAGCCCTTGGACAGGTTCTGGAACTCGATGACGTTGTTGCCGAGCCGCTCGGCGATCGGAATGATGATCTGCGCCGTCGTCGGGCCCTTCTCGGCCGCCGCCTTCACCAGATCCTCGTAGCGCTGGATGCGGGCCTTGTTCTTGGCCTGGCGCGCCTTGGGCGAGGCGCCCATCCACTCCGCCTCGCGGGCGAGCGTCTTGAGGCGCGTCTCCTCCTCGCGGCCCTCCTGCTGGAGGCGCTTCTGCTTCTGCTGCAGCCAGGAGGAATAGTTGCCCTCGTAGGGGATGCCCTTGCCGCGGTCGAGCTCCAAGATCCAGCCCGTGACATTGTCGAGGAAGTAGCGGTCGTGGGTGACGATCAGGATCGCGCCGGGATAGGTCCGCAGGTGCCCCTCGAGCCAGGCCGTGGTCTCGGCATCGAGGTGGTTGGTCGGCTCGTCGAGCAGCAGGACTTCCGGCTGGTCCAGCAGCAGCTTGCAGAGCGCCACGCGGCGCTTCTCGCCGCCCGACAGCTTCTCGACCGCCCAGTCATCCGGCGGGCAGCGCAGGGCGTCCATGGCCTGGTCGACCTGGCTGTCGAGATCCCACAGGCCCTTGGCCTCGATCTCGTCCTGCAGCTTCGCCATCTCGTCCGCGGTCTCGTCCGAATAGTTCATGGCGAGATCGTTGTAGCGGTCGAGGATCGCCTTCTTGGCGGCGACGCCGAGCATGACATTCTCGCGGACGTTCAGCGTGCTGTCGAGCTGCGGCTCCTGCGGCAGGTAGCCGACGCGCACGCCGTCCGCCGCCCAGGCCTCGCCGGTATATTCCTTGTCGACCCCGGCCATGATGCGCAGCAGGGTGGACTTACCCGCGCCGTTGATGCCGAGCACGCCGATCTTGGCGTCCGGGTAGAAGGAGAGATGGACGTTCTCCAGCACCTTCTTGCCGTTCGGATAGGCCTTGGTAAGGCCGGACATGTGATAGGCGAACTGGCGGGCCATGGCGTCGGGCGTCCTCGAAGGTCTCGGGCGCAAGGGGATGCGCCGCCGCGAGACGGAAGTCGGATGGGTGGCCGCGAGATAGCGGGCGCGGCACCGCCCCGCAAGCGCCCTGCGGCCTTTTCGTCCGCCATTTTTCGGTGACACGTGGGCGCAATGCAGCAAGATTACGCAGGTCGAGACGGCGGATTCCGCCGGCGCAAGGGAGGGACCCCATGAAGACCAGCATCATCACCACGCTCGCCGCTGCGGGCATCCTCGCCGCCGGCATGGCCGCCGCCGGCGCCCAGCAGCTCACCGGCCGCTACACGGTCATCGGCGACAACGGCAATGGCACGGGCTATCGCGGCGTCGCGGTGATCTCGGGCACCGCAGGCGGCAATTGCGGCATCCGCTGGGCCATTCCCAACACGCCGCCGACGCAAGGGTTCTGCATGCGCCAGGGCAACGTGCTCTCGGCCGCCTACAAGCTCGGCGAGGCCGTCGGCCTCGTGGTCTATCGCATCAACGACGACGGCACCCTCGACGGCACCTGGACCATTGCCGGCCAGGAAGGCGTCGGCCGCGAGCGGCTGGTCCCGGCACAGTAAGGCGCGCCGGTTCTTGACCTCTCCCCGGCGGGGAGAGGTCGCTCCAAGCGTTGCGAGGATCGGTTGAGGGGGAGCCTCTGAAGACCATGGAATGGCCCCCTCTCCCGGCCTGCGGCCGACCTCTCCCCGCCAGGGAGAGGTGAGGAGCGCGCCGCCGCAAAGGCAGGGGCACGCAGGCCCGCTTCGCCTAATCCAGCCCCTTGAGGAAGCCGAGGAGAAGGCCGCTCACCTCCTCCGCCCGCTCCTGCTGGATCCAGTGGCCAGCGCCTTCCAGCAGATGCACGCCGCGGCAGCCCGGCAAGGTCGTGGCATAGGCCTCGATCTGCGCCTTCGAGGCGGGGAAGTGCATCACCCCGTCCTGGGTTCCCGCGATGAACAGCGAGGGCTGACGGATCGGCTGGCCGCGCCAGGGCGCCGTGATATGGGCGTTGCGGCGCAGGTTCCGGTACCAGTTGAGCCCGCCGCGGAAGCCGGAATGGGCGAACTGCCCGGCCATGTAGGCCATGTGGCTGTCGGGCAGCCAGTCAGGCATGGCTGACGGCGGATCGGTGTTGGCGATGATGCCCCCCGGCGTCTTAAGCCGGATCATCGACTTGCGCTTGCCCTCGCGCCCGCCGAAACCGTCGCCATAGATGCGCTTCAGGCTGTCTTCCGGGTCGGCGTCGAGTTCGGCCTCGGCCACGCCCGGCACCTGGAAATACTGCATGTAGAAGTCACGGATGCCGAGCTTCTCCAGCGCCGTGAGCAGGTCCGTGTAGCCCGGCGGGGTCCAGGGCACGCTCATGCCGACCACGGCGCGGAACAGGTCCGGCCGCAGCAGCGCGCAATGCCAGGCGACGGGGGCGCCCCAGTCATGGCCGACGACGATCGCGATATCGGCCCCCAGCACCTTCAGCAGCTCGACCTGGTCGGCGACGAGGTCGAGGATCGAATAGCGCTCGATCTCGGCCGGCGCGTCGGTATGGCCATAGCCGCGCATGTCGGGGGCGACGGCCCGGTAGCCGGCCGCGGCCACCGCCCGCATCTGGTGCCGCCAGGACGCCCAGCCCTCGGGCCAGCCATGGCAGAACAACACGAGAGGCCCCTCGCCGATCTCGGCGATGCGCATGGTGATGCCATTCGCCTTGACCTGCCGGAGGCGGATCTCGGCCTCGTCTGCTGTCGTCATGGCGGGGGCTCCACTGCGGCGAAGGAACGGCGAGCCTGCCCCGCGGGTTGGCCTTTGCCCATTCCCCCGAACAGGAGTCCCCCCATGCCCCGCGGTGACAAGTCGGCCTATACCGGCAAGCAGAAGCGCAAGGCAGAGCATATCGAGGAGAGCTACCGCGAGCGCGGCGCCTCC
This region of Phreatobacter oligotrophus genomic DNA includes:
- the ettA gene encoding energy-dependent translational throttle protein EttA → MARQFAYHMSGLTKAYPNGKKVLENVHLSFYPDAKIGVLGINGAGKSTLLRIMAGVDKEYTGEAWAADGVRVGYLPQEPQLDSTLNVRENVMLGVAAKKAILDRYNDLAMNYSDETADEMAKLQDEIEAKGLWDLDSQVDQAMDALRCPPDDWAVEKLSGGEKRRVALCKLLLDQPEVLLLDEPTNHLDAETTAWLEGHLRTYPGAILIVTHDRYFLDNVTGWILELDRGKGIPYEGNYSSWLQQKQKRLQQEGREEETRLKTLAREAEWMGASPKARQAKNKARIQRYEDLVKAAAEKGPTTAQIIIPIAERLGNNVIEFQNLSKGFQDKLLIDDLSFKLPPGGIVGVIGPNGAGKTTLFRMITGQEKPDSGAIEIGETVKLGYVDQSRDSLDANKTVYEEISGGNEILYLGKREINARAYCGAFNFKGGDQQKKVGQLSGGERNRVHLAKILQRGANVLLLDEPTNDLDVDTLRALEEALEDYAGCAVIISHDRMFLDRIATHILAFEGDSHVEWFEGNFADYEEDKKRRLGIDSTIPKRIQYKKFAR
- a CDS encoding alpha/beta fold hydrolase, with translation MTTADEAEIRLRQVKANGITMRIAEIGEGPLVLFCHGWPEGWASWRHQMRAVAAAGYRAVAPDMRGYGHTDAPAEIERYSILDLVADQVELLKVLGADIAIVVGHDWGAPVAWHCALLRPDLFRAVVGMSVPWTPPGYTDLLTALEKLGIRDFYMQYFQVPGVAEAELDADPEDSLKRIYGDGFGGREGKRKSMIRLKTPGGIIANTDPPSAMPDWLPDSHMAYMAGQFAHSGFRGGLNWYRNLRRNAHITAPWRGQPIRQPSLFIAGTQDGVMHFPASKAQIEAYATTLPGCRGVHLLEGAGHWIQQERAEEVSGLLLGFLKGLD
- the prmB gene encoding 50S ribosomal protein L3 N(5)-glutamine methyltransferase; its protein translation is MAPTPASPADDLLTVRDLLRYAVSRFGAAKLAYGHGTTTALDEAAFMLLEGLSLPIDDLAPWLEARLTRPERETLLGLIEARVTTRKPAPYLLGRAYIQGVPFRVDERVIIPRSYLGEMMMTGALAGDGAGPVPDPFAVERVLDLCTGSGCLAILAAMAFPEASVDAVDLSSDALEVAKLNVADHEMGERVRLLQGDLFAPLKGQRYDLIITNPPYVAQGEVDAFPAEFKAEPVMAHLGGADGLDIVRRILRTAGDHLTPDGGLLCEIGTGRDILEEEFDLPFLWLDSEESEGEVFWLTARDLAGR